In Armatimonadota bacterium, the genomic stretch CACAAACTGCTCTTCAGCGCTGGAGTTATTGAGGCCACCGAGATACTCAAAGCGGATCGCATTCTTGCTCAAGGGTCGCGCCGTCGGCACGTTGACCAAACGGTCGGCGTGGGTAACCGAAGCTACCGCCAGGGCCAAGCCAATCCCAAAAACTCTAGCGACTAACGCTGACATGTCCAAATCCTCCCTGACTCCCCTTCACCGTTATTCTGACGGGCGAGAACTGCTTTATCACCCAAATTGCCGTTAAAAACCGGGATGTTAACTCGGAAACTTTGAATTCCGAACTTTCGTTTGCCAAGCATGCAGGCAAGAGTGCGTGTTCGGCGGCGATGGGATCCAGCGACGCGTCTGTTGTCATCCACTCAAAGCACCGCTCGAACGCGGAGTGAGCAAGCTGCTCGGCTCGCAGGGTGCGGGTACCCGAAGCGGAAGCTCCTCCGACTCCATTCTCATACTGAGTCCACACCGTACAGTGCATTCCTGGTCCGTCGGACTCCAGATCGAATACATCGGCATCAATCGTCTGTCGTGCGCTCTGGGCGAGCTTCTGGAGGTGAGCAATGCACCGCTCTGCAACAGGATGGGGGAAGCCGCTGTAGCTGATCACTGCTCGCATCAGCTTTGGTCGACCCCGGTCCGCCCACTTCAAGCCGGTGAAGGTCCCTGGTTCAACTTCAACAGATATTGTGCCCTCGGCTTCGCGGTTATAGGCTGCCTTTTCAATCTCTAATGAGGCGAAGAGGTTTTGCTTACGGTGGACGGTTCCGACCACGCCAGCAAAGTAGTCGAATGACATCGAGTTGTTTGAATAGGTCTCTCCTTCGACGGTGAACTCGGAGAAACCGCCGGCGGTTGCCAGGACTGGAATCAAGGATGAGGCGAGCACCAAGGCGTTCGAACCACGACCATTTTCGTTCCGCTCCGTTTTTACTGCTCCTTTAAGGAGCTTCGGGACTCTCGTTGGGACAAACAGGAGCGAGTGTGAACTTGGCTCAAGGCCACTGACTTCGGCGTCGGTGAGTGAAGCAAGGACCTTGATGAACGTGATGTCCTCGACGTCCAGCCCGATAAACTTCGTCCCGGACCGGATGTGCTCAATGCGAAAGCCTTGTTGAGTAAGTACGGACATCTGCAAGGCAGTTCGGAGGAGTGCGCCCCCGCCCTCGCCGTGCGAGCCATCGATCTTGAGCAGACTTTCGCGCTCCGCCATCTAGATCTTCAACTTAAAGATCGCGTGTTCGATCAGCTTGACGGTGTAGGCAAAAGCCACGAGGATGATGGCGACGGTCAAGAATTGGTTGAAGTATTCACCTGCACCAACCGTTTTAACCGCCCCAACTGTGATCTCGCTCACCTTCTTGTTAGCACCGGTCATCATTCCAGAAACCCAGCCACCGAGAGACTCACGGAACAGCAAGAACACGATTCCGTAGAAGATCATCGCGAGCGGCATGGCGAGTTTGTACTTGTGCTTCTGGTGCTCGTTATAGATGACGCAGTTGTGGCATCGCTGTCGCTTCTGGCTGTCGGTGAGCTTGTTGTTTCGCGGGATGGCGGTTCCGTTAAGCAATGCTTCTTTGGAGACCGGCTTTCCGGTCATTGCTGCCGAAATGACGGCTTCTTCGCACATACAGCCAACCAGTTCACGCCAGCAGGTTCGATTGGCGTGGTAGATCGGACATTTTTCGCGGACGAACTTTCGGCAGAATGGTAGTTGCCAGCACTTGCCCATGAAGACGTTCTTTCGGTCCGACTCTTCCTTGATGTTGGTGCCGTACTTGAGCAGGGCAGCCTTGGTGCCGTACACCATGCGCTTTCGGACCCGAGTGATGATGTCTCCGATCAGGATCGCCGTGGCAAAGCCAACGAAGATTTGACCACCGATGGCTAGCGATTCGTAGCCTTTCCTCACGCCAGGGTTCGAAGTCTCAGGCTGGGCGTTTGTGAGGACCAGCGGTAGCCACATCGGCGCAAAGAAGATGAGAAGGGCGAAGACAATGTTTAATCCGACCATCATCTCTTCTTCCCAGAAGAGCCATGCCGAGCCGAGGGCGATGAGGATCGGGCCAAGAATAAGTCCCTTCTCAAACATCCCCATATTAGTCGCGATTTGAGCGGCCTTCGCGGCATCACCAGCGGCGACGTTCATTAAGAAAATCACCGCGATCACGCAGAGCGCGAACACGGTGACTCCTCCCCAGAGGGCGTATCGAGCAATCGTCATCGGGAGCTCGCCGAGCGAGTCTGGCGTAAAGTCGGCCTGTTCCTTTTGACGATTATTTTTCATTTGCTACTTTTTAACACGTTCGAGGTAAGAACCGCTACGGGTATCTACCTTTAAAATGTCCCCAATGTTAATATGGAACGGAACCTGAATGGTTGCACCGCTCTCCATCTTCGCTGCTTTGGTGGCTCCGCCGCTAACCGTGTTGCCGCGCTCGCCTGGATCTGTTTCAACGACCTCGAGCTCCACAAAGTTCGGTAGTTCGTATCCCAGAACCTCACCCTTAACCTGAATGCAGATGATTTCCATGTCTTCCTTCAGGAAGTCAGCTTGATCGCCGAGCACACTTGCTTCGATGACGATCTGCTCGTAGGAGTCCATGTCCATCAGAGTGACGTTGTTCATTTGTCGGAACAAGAACTGCATTTTCATCTTTTCGATGAACACGGGCTCGATCTTTTCGCCTGAGCGGAAGGTCTTCTCCAAGACCTGACCAGTCTTGATCTTGCGAAGCTTGGTGCGGACGAATGCGCCACCCTTTCCGGGCTTAACGTGCTGGAATTCGATGAGCGTCCAAGTGTCGCCGTCCATCTGAAACGCCATGCCTGTCTTAAAATCGCTTGTATCTGCCAATGTAGTTATCTCCTAAGTGGGTCGCCGAGGCGAGAAAGTTCAACCTATTTTGGCATTTTGTGGGGCTTCACTGCCCGTGCAATACGGATTTGTCGCTCCCCAGGTTTCCGACGTGCCAAGTAAACTAGGGTTTCGATGGTAGAACTGGAGACTTTCCCCAACCCCAACCCCGGACGCAACTACACGATCATGCACGTGAATCCTGAGTTCACCAGCGTTTGCCCCAAGACGGGTCTGCCGGATTTTGCTACTATCGAACTGGAATACGTCCCCGGCGACACTTGCATCGAGCTGAAGAGCCTGAAGTATTACTATCTCGACTTCCGCAACAAGGGGATCTTTTACGAAGCCGTCACGAACCAGATGCTCGATGACCTCGTGGCCGCTTGCAATCCGCGCTGGATGCGCGTGACAGGGCGATTTGCGGCCCGTGGCGGAATTAGTTCAGTGATCACCGCAGAGACGGGAGCGAAGTAGCAGTCAGGCTTAAGTCTTCAGATATTAGTCTGAGGAGCTAATTGTCGCCAATACTTCCTTGACAATGCAAAAGCCCCCAGCGTCGAGCTGAGGGCTGAGAACTGAAAGCTGACGGCTTTCCCTTAGAACTTGATCGTGTGCGCAACGGTCAGCGTCATGTGATTCCGTGCGTTGTCACCAGCGAATAGGTTGAAGTTCGACTGATCCTGTCGGAGTTCGAATCGCAGTGAAGCGGCTTCTGCGGTCTTGATTGCGTAGGTTGCAGTGATCGAGCTGAGTCGTCCGCCGAGGCCTCGAAGACCGTCGCCATCGTCAATCACCGAGTAGCGAAGACCGAAGTCACGGGTGTCGCTAAGACTGTGGTTGCTGAAGACGCTGTATCCTGACCACTTTCCGTCGGCTGCGCCGGCATCAAGTGCTTTAGCGGTTGCCCAGTCAGCGTTAACTGCCAGCGTGTGCTTTGCGGAGACTTTGTAGGTGCCGACGAAGTCGATCATACTGACGTTTGTCTGGCCCGGTGCGGTGAAGCCGATTCCGTTGTTGTTTCCGGTCTCGTTTCCGCCAATCCAGTTGAGTGAGGTCGTGAGCTTATCGCTCTGAACCTTGCTGTAACTGAGACCAAGGGTCTTAGAGCCGTTGTCGTCGTCGCTGATGTTCCAACCGTTGACGGCATAGAATCCGAACGTGGTCGACTCGTTGATCGGCTTAGTCATGCGGAGACCGACGTGCCAGAACGGCTGTGAGTAATTGAACAGCGGAGAGATCGAATAGTTCATGTTATCGACCGCGTAGACGCTTTCGTAACCGATCCAGGTGTTGAACTTACCGAAATCCCAGGTCGTGCCATCTGCAGCAGCATAGGTGAGGTATCCCTGTTGGAAAAGCTTGGTTGGGCTGACTGCGTTGGATGTGACGGCCGCAGCTTGGGAGTTGTCCAAACCTGCGTTGACCTCAAAGTTTCGACCGGTGCCGAAGTCGAAGGTGAATCCGTAAGGGTTTTTCGCGGTTGCGCCCTTCTGTACTCGGACCACAGCGTTGGCAAGAGAGAAATTGTTCTGGGTGAAGTCGTAACCTCGACCAGCAACTGCTGCACCAACGGCTGGCTTGTTGAAGTCGTACTGGTAGTAGAAGTCAACCCATCCGCTGACTTTGATGTCGTCTCCCGCAAATGCGGTCGAGAAGGCGGCGAGGGCGATAGCGGCTGCTAGAATTCGTTTCATTTGTCGCGTTTCCGGTTTTGTCAGGCAACATGGCCTTATCAGAAAACATCGGCGTTTACTGGTAATTTCTACAGGTTAAACGAAAAGGAATCTGCTGTCAAGCAGATTCCTTTGATTTCGCACTATTTGAGGGAAACTGGAGCCTATTTTCGCGGATTTTGACGTTATCTTGACTGAACTAGCCGCAACCGCCGCTTCCACAACCACCGGAACCGCATCCGCCGCCAGATCCACATCCAGAACCTTCGGTCTTGAAGGAGTTTCCGCAGCCACAGGACGACGTTGCATTGGGGTTTTCGATCTTAAATCCGCCGCCCAGCACGTCGTCAACGTAGTCGACGGACGATCCTTCCATGTAACCAAGGCTGAGCGTATCAATCAGAAGACGAACTCCATCTTGCTCAAACACTTTGTCGTCGGCTTCAGGAGGATTGTCGTCGAGAGCCATTCCGTAAGATAGGCCAGAGCATCCGCCTCCCGCGACCCAAACGCGAAGGGCTGATTCGGTCTTGCCTTGTCCGACCATCAGGTCCTTCAGTTCACATGCTGCTCGTTCGGTTAACGTAATCATTTTTCGATCTCTCTTATTCTACGATGAATCTTGACCTTTTAATGCAGAAAAGGGCGAATCTGGTGATTCACCCGTTCTTCAGGCTGGATGCTGAGCGATTAGAAGCGAATGACCGACGCAAGGGTCAGTGGAGCCTGACCGCCAACCTGCACGTTCAGTCCGCCAAGGCTGACCCCGTAGGTAAACGCAGTGCGTGAGTTGTAGCCAGCCCTGAGAGCAAAGCTGCGTGAAAACGCGAGTTCCGCGCCATATCGCACTTCCTGTCGACCAGCGGAGTTTCCAAGATCAATGAAGTCGGCCGCCATCAGGAGCTTGCCCTTACTGATACCGAGTCCCATGCTAATGGACCGTTTGTAAGGGTCGAATCCATCAGCTGCAATCGGCTGACCTCCGCCTGGAGATTCAAATGGAAAAACGATTCCAGGCTCGATGAAGTTCTCGATGACTGCGCCAAAGAACACATCGTCAACGTTTGGCAACCGGTAGATGAACCCAAGGTCCATGCCGAAAGAAGACGACTCTGCGAAGTCCTGCGCGATGCCTGAGCCGTTCTGAACGCCGTTGGCATTGTTGTTCTGGATCGTGTCCTTGTCGGCAAACTTGTGGGCGTAATAGGACTTGATCTGCTTCGCATTGAATCCGATTGAGAGCTTGCCTGCTTTCGTTTTGACAGTGTTGCCGTAGCCAACCTCGACTTGCTGGTAGCCGTATCCGTAAGCATCAAGGCGAGATCCGAGGTCAACGTTGCTTGTGTCTCCGCCTGCCGCCGCCCAGTTTTGCAACTGCTGATTCGGACGGCTGTTAATTCCCAACTCACCTCGAACCCCAAGCGCCAAACCGGCAAAGCGAACTCCAAAGTCGGTGTTAACGGCAATCACTTTATCGCCGTTTGCATAGTCTCGAGCAAGGCTCAAAACTCCGTCGGAGTCGAGTCCACCGTTGCTAAGTTTGCCGACAATGTTGTTCACATCTCCAAATGAAATTCCGTTGAGCTTGTATCCGAACTGTGGCCATTGCAGCGTGGGAGCCTTGGAGCCAAACGCCAAGAACGCTGGGTTCATTCGGTAGTTGTTTCCGATGTCATAGGGCAGAGCCAGACCCGCCCCGCCCATGCCCTGAGCACGGGTCCCACCGAAAGTGACGTCGGCAGATGCAAAAGCAGAAATGCCGAAAGTAGCAAGGATCGCGAGTGAAATTCGATGGTTCATAGGAAGAAGACCTGTAACAAATACTAGGCTCATAAATCCGAAAAATGAACCCCCTTTTTGCGGTTGCAAGGCGAAGCGACGGGCAACCTTGCTACAATTTAGGTTAGGAATATGCCCTACATCGTCGCTGAGCCCTGTATCGGAGTAAAAGACAAGTCCTGCATGACTGTTTGCCCAGTTGATTGCATTTACGAAACGGACGACCAAGTGGTCATTAATCCCGACGAGTGTATTGACTGCGGACTGTGCGAGGCTGAGTGCCCTGTGACCGCCATCTTTGTCGACACCGACGTGCCTGCCGAGTGGCGATCTTTCATTGAGAAGAACGCGACTCTTGGTCGAAAATTGTCCGACGAAAAGTAGGCGTTAGCGCTCGTCCGAAAGACGTACCCAACGGGCAGTTTCGATCCGGCCCATGCTCGAGATTTGAAGTCCAATTCGGTGTCGCGTCGATTCCTTGCCTTCTTGTCGGCAGTACCGTACCTCGGCCTTGCCGATGACGGCTCCAAATTGAGTGTCAACATCAAAGTCAAGAACAGTTCCGCGGGGTATTGCCCCCTCGATCATGCCACCCATGCCCTTGGCGGAAACATCTAAGATCTGAAGCTCAATCTCCGCGTCACCGAGATGGAGGACTCCGTTGAGTCCCACAATGGAACGTCGGGCTTCTTCGTTTGCCTTGGTGTATCGTGGCTCGCCAGAAATCCGTAGCACGATGAATCCAGGCGACTGATTCTGTAGTTCGGCAGGAAAGAGTGCTGCGGACTCCACACCATTGACCGTCACGAAGAACTTCGCGCCAGGGGCAAACCATTCGCTCCCCTGGTAGTCAATCGTAATCTCGGTGTCTGTCATTTGCCGAACCCAGCCAGCAAAGAACTTCGCGTCAGGAAGACGCTGCAGGCGGACCCTTACATTTACAAAACTCTCAGAACGCTCACCAGAAGCTGCAGTTGCCATAATTACCCACCCACCAATCGAACCCATCTGGCTCGGCTGACTCGATCCATTTCCAGAATCAGTACTCCGCCTTTAACGCCACCCGACTCTTTGTCACTTCTTGAATGTCTAACGTCGCCACTTAGGGTGATATCTCCATGAACGGATTTCAGAACAATATTACAAGGCCCCGCGGTGTTTGATGATTGCTGTGAAATGAATCCAAATCCATTCTCTGAAACATCCACAACGGTGATATTGGTAGTTGACCCGTTCCTCAAACACACGATTTCACCTTCGAAACTGCGCACTCGAATTCTGCTTTCCGAAATCAGTGCCCGCTCTTCGATTTCGGACGTTACTTGTAGAGTGACCTCAGATGCAATAACTTCGGTGACATAAGCTACAAATGTCAAAAGAGAGACAGGTGCGCTGACCTCTACGTATAGAAAGTCGCCTTGCCTTACGGCTCGCTTCGAGACAACTTCTATCGTTATTGAGTCTCCGCAAAAATGCTGAGCCCACCCGTAGTGTAAAGAGGCGTCTTGAAGTCCCTGCAAGCGACAGCGGCGCTGTTGCGTGTTCGAAAGCAACACTTGCTTCCGATCACGTACCTTCCCAGATGTTGCCCCCGTTGCCATTGTCTGTTCTAAACTTCCCTTTTTACCGGGGAGTATCCCTAGTAAGTTTGCTGGTTCTGAGAATCCCTAGATTCAAGAGATTCCTCCTCCTAACAGTCTATAATTGGCTGGTCTTCAAAAACTTTGGAGAAATTGAAAGTTGATATGCCCGAACCTGGAGAACCGAACGTAAACCTACGCAAAGCACAGGACCTGTTCGTTCTCGAATGGGGTCGCATGAGCAGTTCGTGGGGCATCAACCGGACGATGGCGCAGATTCACGCGCTCTTATTCGTCACGGGTCACCCCCTTGAAGTGAACGAAATCATGGATCGGCTCCAGATTTCCCGTGGAAATGCAAGTATGAACCTGCGCGAGCTCATGGACTGGGGCATCGTTCGCCGTTTCCGCCAACCCGGTGACCGCAAGGACACCTACTTCAGCGAGACCGATCCCTATCAGATGTTTCTTCGAGTGGTTCGCGAGCGCAAGCGACGTGAGCTCGATCCAACTGCCGACGCAATTCGGGAGGTGCTCCAAAAGCTGCCTGATTCAGACCCTTCCCAAGAAGTCCAAGGACTCCGAACTCGCCTCTCCGCTCTCCTAGAAATCTTCGATCTCATTGACGTGGCCTACAACCAGGTCTTTGGAGTGGAGCGAAGCATGGACGAAATTCTCGCCCTGATGAGCTCGGTCAAGATTGACAATCGCAACCTCGGCAGCAAATAGCCGAAGAAGCAAGTAATCGGGCTAGTTCTGACCCGGTAAAGCCACCGTATCTCATCGTTCCAGGTTCAAAAACCTAGAGTTGAGTGGTAGCTTGTTCTCATTACTATGGCTCGTTCGGGCATTTCTTCGGCTAAGTCAAAGGTCAATTCGCACCCGCTTGTTGCCGTTCGTGACCAAGTCCAGTTTCCTGGCATGATCATGACGTTGATGGTGTCGCGTCCAGCAACTCTGACGGCTCTTGATGCCGCTCTCGCGGGCGATCAATTGGTTGTCGTCGTTCTTCAGCGAGATGGTTCGGTCGAGAATCCAGCTTTGAGTGACTTGAATTCGGTCGGCACTCTCTCTGAAGTCCTTCACGTGGTACCGCTTCCCGACGGTAGCTCGCGAGCCGTGCTCCGCGGGTTGAGCCGAGCAAGTGTTTCCGCGCTCGAAAATGGTCGGGTCGGTTATGCCCCGATCAAAAGTTCTGATGGCGACCCACTCACGGTGCTCGCATCACGCCGTATCCTCACCGAGTGCTTCGCCCTGCTCGCCGCGAACCACCGCCTGGTGCCGCCTGAGAGCATGGAATCGATCGCGGCTGCCCAGACCGATTCGGCGTTCGCAGATTCCGTGGCCTTCTTCCTGCCCTGTTCGGCGTCCGAGAAGCAGTCCGTTCTTGAACTAAATGACCTCAACGAA encodes the following:
- a CDS encoding RNA 3'-terminal phosphate cyclase; the protein is MAERESLLKIDGSHGEGGGALLRTALQMSVLTQQGFRIEHIRSGTKFIGLDVEDITFIKVLASLTDAEVSGLEPSSHSLLFVPTRVPKLLKGAVKTERNENGRGSNALVLASSLIPVLATAGGFSEFTVEGETYSNNSMSFDYFAGVVGTVHRKQNLFASLEIEKAAYNREAEGTISVEVEPGTFTGLKWADRGRPKLMRAVISYSGFPHPVAERCIAHLQKLAQSARQTIDADVFDLESDGPGMHCTVWTQYENGVGGASASGTRTLRAEQLAHSAFERCFEWMTTDASLDPIAAEHALLPACLANESSEFKVSELTSRFLTAIWVIKQFSPVRITVKGSQGGFGHVSVSR
- the efp gene encoding elongation factor P — protein: MADTSDFKTGMAFQMDGDTWTLIEFQHVKPGKGGAFVRTKLRKIKTGQVLEKTFRSGEKIEPVFIEKMKMQFLFRQMNNVTLMDMDSYEQIVIEASVLGDQADFLKEDMEIICIQVKGEVLGYELPNFVELEVVETDPGERGNTVSGGATKAAKMESGATIQVPFHINIGDILKVDTRSGSYLERVKK
- the queF gene encoding preQ(1) synthase, whose product is MVELETFPNPNPGRNYTIMHVNPEFTSVCPKTGLPDFATIELEYVPGDTCIELKSLKYYYLDFRNKGIFYEAVTNQMLDDLVAACNPRWMRVTGRFAARGGISSVITAETGAK
- a CDS encoding outer membrane beta-barrel protein, translating into MKRILAAAIALAAFSTAFAGDDIKVSGWVDFYYQYDFNKPAVGAAVAGRGYDFTQNNFSLANAVVRVQKGATAKNPYGFTFDFGTGRNFEVNAGLDNSQAAAVTSNAVSPTKLFQQGYLTYAAADGTTWDFGKFNTWIGYESVYAVDNMNYSISPLFNYSQPFWHVGLRMTKPINESTTFGFYAVNGWNISDDDNGSKTLGLSYSKVQSDKLTTSLNWIGGNETGNNNGIGFTAPGQTNVSMIDFVGTYKVSAKHTLAVNADWATAKALDAGAADGKWSGYSVFSNHSLSDTRDFGLRYSVIDDGDGLRGLGGRLSSITATYAIKTAEAASLRFELRQDQSNFNLFAGDNARNHMTLTVAHTIKF
- a CDS encoding iron-sulfur cluster assembly accessory protein, which produces MITLTERAACELKDLMVGQGKTESALRVWVAGGGCSGLSYGMALDDNPPEADDKVFEQDGVRLLIDTLSLGYMEGSSVDYVDDVLGGGFKIENPNATSSCGCGNSFKTEGSGCGSGGGCGSGGCGSGGCG
- a CDS encoding ferredoxin family protein, coding for MPYIVAEPCIGVKDKSCMTVCPVDCIYETDDQVVINPDECIDCGLCEAECPVTAIFVDTDVPAEWRSFIEKNATLGRKLSDEK
- a CDS encoding MarR family transcriptional regulator, with translation MPEPGEPNVNLRKAQDLFVLEWGRMSSSWGINRTMAQIHALLFVTGHPLEVNEIMDRLQISRGNASMNLRELMDWGIVRRFRQPGDRKDTYFSETDPYQMFLRVVRERKRRELDPTADAIREVLQKLPDSDPSQEVQGLRTRLSALLEIFDLIDVAYNQVFGVERSMDEILALMSSVKIDNRNLGSK